In one Diprion similis isolate iyDipSimi1 chromosome 6, iyDipSimi1.1, whole genome shotgun sequence genomic region, the following are encoded:
- the LOC124407396 gene encoding protein bark beetle isoform X3, which produces MYGVQALVILACLCKSWNVAGQQSNPTDPSTIYYTEPHSNSVTPDYGVSSFTELPGGRITKGERLLQRSRSPYVVREDLFVERDGTLVIEPGVEIRFAPMIGITVRGIITAKGTPEQPVVFTSAEAQSTQPEPRSIRLVDGPSPLEGRLQLLHHGEWRSVCTNSRNWTRADLETACRELGLQGGAWRGWLDRQWPARPRLLYEQPGCRGTESSLQSCDQWSYRQLGAGACDYHPDLAISCLPRHDGATQAVKHWRGLRFESSVSDKSLIQENTMNVYRSESILRHVDIKYAGTGREYNTTSALHVEGVPPRMESLSILHSAFNGLNVTSPNAPVVITNCTIRSNKGYGIYVNSSTGLALVENCVVLDNGADGIKYVHHNEKPDEKLDRTDNHDLCQLPGNPSQIFPIIIFMEQRNHKLNREVCTKHIYTRPGHVLTVHFLQMITDQNDTATIEVYDGTSGAEKLLGSVKVRNGTLPQSVTTTRHNLYIKFVAEPRTQMIAFIRLSSGYKKTYDLNVTGSTIADNNGRGIAVEKIRSALHIHDTSVSNNNHVAGVHVAGGSADINVTESRISFNNGDGVNVTLYGGNRNISRTSISSNRGYGFAVWLNDSSNSEYVAFNQTTVVEYSEVFKNKDIGVLVGNATGNSYVNVTGNWFNGSSEVAVQVESSWRQNGNLLKLQIGHNVFIQNTKLGIKLSPALNMDGCIEYNHFKEHSYGGILVRNPLYEEFNTLPATLLIQHNEFYNNRGVFVVSIGLSPYSDVQRLLFTRNFVRNNRIREALDDGENQGVRLIPRSRVAAAVVVSSGNVEVFRNILQNPESLYEIGSHLGDQSKVINCTYNWLGFSEEPKIFDRLFHRKDRYNLAKIEYLPYLLHPSNPAANTIISNPTYVAQFQNPGTNFVGGEVDGQESLSAGEYVVVRDINIRPGGKLTLQPGVTLRFPPAVGMMIAGKLDARGKEPSDIMFTLKEEIVYEPENETSTDMAMLEDGETSAPVRLLGGRTNLEGRLQVRIGERWGTVCNYGWTIRDAALVCHQLGLSLDPDNWFMERSDIPSAGTNEEIVLSNVQCTEDDVDVTKCRAETVNEFENSCTHENDVGIVCSEAAWAGLRFSPLAQRSDLQYITIERAGLFDYTTNAFKPALQIDFARHSMDGIKVVNNLQDGLGVLYSDIYSADAVNTVRNSEFSNNRGSGMSFKQLGLKVFRSRLENNGIAGIRHNPALSAVQQREFAGWFDRSPDMTVDTPYNPIVIPEDSGDIELANGETKYVITAKPDRANLDRVINVQCTPGYVIGIQLLNPIQNRSTEQIIIHDSHNTNHKGNIWYLKRDLTVFPVSSSSYKVILEYHSGDDSLGGTVIALTALLAPVQDIRNRIVQGPVPTLTVTNTKIKGNKRGILASYYNRYVDELGDHFLRKANETIKLIGCEISHNTDQAIYVNSPHWNVFQSNVSEISFQINNTLITDNGKGILQFSRDLRHSNNLFHWILQDNTFERNRAGGFDVTLPYVWQYNENFTHSLYFDNNTWRSNEQFSFIVDGHFANLNMSFNVFDTNRCKTGLISIRGMEKRMEIHDNRIEKNSGTYMVEFKADSQSEILGEMNAIFYKNEVKRNHYESITRGFHQMYNTPTYVVGFHGIQKVRVYRNLFGENTLDYELLAGIRTAKINNEVQVTENWWGTADYAQIRQRIFDFDDWNDHAVANFVPYLTEDAIDSSISVSWDLVTGVDLDNLGGRLTETLSLYRRDKPYIIRADITIMPDATLNIYPDVVMEFAPNVGILALGTLNAIGAHGHEIVMRPLTVDNPNSNTLRKRSLKNDLSLDTIRLCKEGNCTSSSNEGFLEYFNHTTLQWIPICDSRFTERNAEVACRQLGYDSLNVFVTRDRRYELHQGSLTRIWSWPEPLQCVGIEERIEDCQIRLNGQLFGHKDECPWDGEFVFVHCGERNLDPTQDYWGGIRMANAEFEHHLYEHRIHDVITHSTVRRVESVLKFVNVTGAGILHNEKAAAIQSIMKSPEITHVGVTQSAYHGINIISPTHTVELLFNSIENVLGNGLNILSLTGEGREADESSFTPIKSLHIPYHLFSMIDICDTDKEITIEERVLVYYKYDNNPVNCVKIFRSTYRAKPFGFRLLQFDLFNSTGKPGRADGITLYDGDIYNVTAREIGHLEAGTSQEKKLFRTTGPSLSIRLFANGASGSHGFIAEIVTLPISAIGFNRDVQHNVSYSIVSNCHEGAVKYASAGEVNAIMTLERNQFLNNCAKLYGNITTCGSAVTLDVQNTQSLYFRNNLVKGNQGGLLIRADSRGSATSLKGWIHNNLFTDNFNKPALYVEGRQSSPYQEVTIFRNYFTRNIAPYENNIVLKQVVSNMTLNYLHGNQGKHLLEISGFERVRLPIYQSTSHNGFYKNYAVNRESRSTIVAGTPGQQYVDNVFFNPDNDYEMSTMNRSLLVDVEWYYNQLEMWRSHVDARHNWWGYNETIAVAGRIKDREDSPELLQVDYQPFYMSNKSVLTGKCPPAWELVGDTCYIYIGAPMDFYSARDFCRMANASMPFIMGDYIELWKFLKKQQTRFDYSERVWVQQLEKVDQCTMFTYQTIEVDHCMQPNTFICEIDPRVYIDPLSWRKDIVAIGVLSSAGIALALLAAAIALWVSKSKRRRVERLERRNSIRQSLHSLRSVGSTSGFTELGYRRKPISTKQSTDTLNSRSLDYKKMMNNGSIDSMDKSQLNSSMEDNQSYDVYEAHNPRYSPRASNAGEFKGNNLPKYHPTARSVNPAFDLSYRNEGFRNHSTFAVPDQNGWPSTGNVEPPADTPEDSPSEPMNELSYLNNASTLPLNSSLATTDSISDMKRELEASPAHSPTGAFAPSIQYDTEPLTPGSEPVPEYFSPPPPHPYYYEERPRSEALLESNLDQPEEKPLRSKSEALLETNFDVFTPPEPTELTQLSSGSRSKSQPLETAM; this is translated from the exons ATGTACGGTGTGCAGGCGTTAGTGATTTTGGCATGTTTGTGCAAAAGTTGGAATGTAGCGGGCCAACAATCAAACCCTACAGATCCCTCGACCATATACTACACCGAACCTCACAGCAATAGTGTGACGCCTGATTATGGAGTATCAAGCTTCACCGAATTACCCGGCGGTCGGATTACCAAAGGTgaaaggttgctccagagatCCCGGAGTCCCTACGTCGTTCGCGAGGATCTTTTCGTGGAACGTGATGGGACTCTGGTGATTGAGCCTGGCGTTGAGATCCGGTTTGCTCCAATGATTGGCATCACAGTTCGCGGGATTATCACTGCCAAG GGCACACCCGAACAGCCGGTCGTGTTTACGAGCGCTGAGGCGCAATCCACTCAGCCCGAGCCCAGGTCTATTCGACTCGTCGATGGGCCGAGTCCGCTCGAAGGACGGCTGCAGCTTCTTCATCATGGCGAATGGCGATCCGTCTGCACCAACTCCCGAAA TTGGACTCGGGCGGATCTTGAAACGGCTTGTCGAGAATTAGGATTGCAAGGTGGTGCGTGGCGCGGATGGTTGGATAGACAGTGGCCAGCTAGACCTCGTCTTCTCTACGAACAGCCAGGTTGTCGCGGCACCGAGTCATCCCTGCAAAGTTGCGACCAGTGGTCTTACAGGCAGCTCGGTGCTGGAGCCTGCG ATTACCATCCGGACCTTGCTATCTCTTGTCTGCCTCGACATGATGGCGCTACACAAGCCGTTAAACATTGGCGCGGCCTGCGATTTGAGAGTAGTGTCTCCGACAAGTCGTTAATACAAGAGAACACCATGAACGTTTACAGATCCGAGTCCATCCTGAGGCATGTGGACATCAA ATATGCGGGCACAGGCCGTGAGTACAACACAACGTCGGCTCTGCATGTGGAAGGTGTTCCACCACGCATGGAATCACTTTCAATTCTTCACTCGGCGTTTAACGGTCTAAATGTCACTTCGCCGAATGCTCCAGTCGTCATCACAAATTGTACCATACGCAGTAACAAGG GGTACGGAATTTACGTGAACAGTTCAACCGGCCTTGCTCTGGTTGAAAATTGCGTGGTACTCGACAACGGGGCGGATGGAATAAAGTACGTACATCACAACGAGAAACCCGATGAGAAACTGGACAGAACCGATAATCACGATTTGTGCCAACTTCCAGGAAATCCTAGTCAAATCTTtccgataattatttttatggaaCAACGCAACCATAAATTGAACCGGGAAGTTTGTACGAAG CATATTTACACGCGACCCGGGCATGTCCTGACGGTGCATTTCCTGCAAATGATTACGGATCAGAATGACACGGCGACGATTGAAGTTTACGACGGAACCAGTGGGGCGGAAAAACTTTTGGGAAGTGTCAAAGTGCGGAATGGAACATTGCCGCAAAGTGTGACAACGACGCGGCATAATTTGTATATTAAATTCGTTGCTGAACCTCGGACGCAGATGATCGCCTTCATCAGACTTTCCTCGGGATACA aaaaaACGTATGATTTAAACGTGACCGGCAGCACAATAGCGGACAACAATGGCCGGGGAATAGCCGTTGAAAAGATACGTTCTGCGCTGCATATTCACGATACTTCTGTATCGAACAACAATCATGTGGCGGGGGTGCACGTCGCTGGTGGATCGGCGGACATAAACGTGACGGAAAGTCGCATATCGTTCAACAACGGTGACGGTGTAAATGTAACTTTGTACGGTGGTAACCGAAATATATCGAGGACAAGCATTTCCTCCAATCGTGGATATGGCTTCGCTGTGTGGCTTAACGACAGTTCGAACTCGGAGTACGTTGCCTTCAATCAAACGACTGTCGTTGAGTACTCGGAGGTGTTCAAGAACAAGGACATCGGTGTATTG GTAGGAAATGCGACGGGTAATTCTTACGTGAATGTAACTGGAAACTGGTTCAACGGTAGTTCGGAAGTTGCGGTTCAAGTCGAGTCCAGTTGGAGGCAGAATGGAAATTTGCTGAAACTACAAATTGGCCACAacgtttttatacaaaatacgAAACTTGGGATAAAACTGAGTCCTGCTCTGAACATGGATGGATGCATTGAGTACAATCATTTCAAAGAACACTCTTATGGCGGTATATTGGTGCGGAATCCGCTTTACGAGGAATTCAACACCCTACCGGCAACCCTGCTGATACAACATAACGAGTTCTACAACAATCGTGGTGTATTTGTTGTCAGCATCGGACTGTCGCCGTACAGCGACGTCCAGAGGCTATTGTTCACCAGAAATTTCGTTCGTAACAACCGGATTCGTGAAGCATTGGACGATGGAGAGAACCAGGGTGTTAGATTGATTCCGAGATCAAGGGTGGCCGCTGCTGTGGTCGTCTCATCCGGGAATGTTGAAGTATTTAGGAACATTCTTCAAAATCCAGAATCGCTGTATGAAATTGGCTCCCATTTGGGAGACCAGAGTAAAGTGATCAATTGCACTTATAACTGGCTTGGATTTTCCGAGGAGCCGAAAATATTTGACCGATTGTTTCACAG GAAAGACAGGTACAATTTAGCCAAAATTGAGTATCTTCCGTACCTCTTGCACCCCAGCAATCCAGCGGCCAACACAATAATATCGAATCCTACTTACGTTGCGCAATTTCAAAACCCGGGCACGAATTTTGTCGGCGGAGAAGTAGATGGACAGGAAAGTCTCTCAGCTGGAGAGTACGTCGTCGTACGAGATATCAATATCAGACCTGGAGGGAAACTGACCCTGCAGCCAGGTGTTACCTTGCGATTTCCGCCCGCGGTCGGAATGATGATCGCTGGTAAGCTGGATGCGCGGGGCAAAGAGCCGAGTGACATCATGTTCACCCTGAAGGAGGAGATTGTCTACGAACCTGAAAATGAAACTTCCACAGACATGGCCATGCTTGAGGACGGCGAGACAAGTGCTCCCGTGAGGCTTCTGGGTGGTCGTACGAACCTTGAAGGCAGATTGCAG GTTCGCATAGGAGAAAGATGGGGAACCGTCTGTAATTACGGATGGACAATTAGAGATGCTGCTTTAGTGTGCCACCAGCTAGGATTGAGCTTGGATCCAGATAATTGGTTCATGGAACGCTCTGATATTCCGAGTGCTGGTACAAACGAGGAAATCGTACTGAGTAACGTTCAGTGCACGGAGGATGACGTTGACGTCACAAAATGTCGAGCCGAAACCGTAaacgaattcgaaaattcttgCACCCATGAAAACGACGTCGGGATTGTTTGCTCGGAAGCCGCCTGGGCTGGTCTCAGATTCAGTCCATTGGCTCAAAGGAGTGACCTTCAGTATATCACCATAGAAAGAGCTGGTCTCTTTGACTATACGACGAACGCGTTCAAGCCTG cCCTGCAAATTGACTTTGCAAGACACTCTATGGATGGAATAAAGGTTGTAAATAATCTTCAAGACGGACTGGGAGTATTATATTCCGACATTTATTCAGCGGATGCGGTGAATACCGTAAGGAACAGCGAGTTTTCGAACAACAGAGGTAGTGGGATGAGTTTCAAACAGCTTGGCTTGAAAGTTTTCCGATCGCGGTTGGAGAATAATGGGATAGCCGGAATCCGACACAATCCCGCTCTGTCGGCAGTTCAGCAAAGAGAATTCGCCGGATGGTTTGATCGTTCACCCGACATGACGGTTGACACGCCTTACAATCCGATCGTAATACCTGAAGACAGTGGTGATATTGAATTGGCCAATGGCGAAACGAAGTACGTTATCACCGCTAAGCCCGATCGAGCGAATCTCGACCGCGTGATAAATGTTCAG tGTACACCGGGCTATGTGATAGGTATCCAGCTCTTGAATCCGATACAAAATCGAAGCACGGAGCAGATAATTATCCATGATTCCCATAACACGAATCATAAAGGTAACATCTGGTATCTGAAGAGAGATCTTACTGTATTTCCTGTCAGTTCCAGTTCGTACAAAGTTATCCTGGAATATCACAGTGGCGATGATTCTCTCGGTGGTACAGTTATCGCTCTTACTGCACTCTTGGCTCCAGTTCAG GATATTCGTAATCGGATCGTTCAAGGACCTGTTCCAACACTGACCGTCACCAACACGAAAATTAAAGGAAATAAACGCGGTATTCTGGCCTCGTACTACAACCGATACGTGGATGAATTGGGTGACCACTTTTTGCGAAAGGCCAACGAGACGATTAAATTGATCGGCTGTGAAATATCCCATAATACCGATCAGGCGATTTATGTGAATTCACCGCATTGGAACGTCTTTCAATCTAACGTATCAGagatttcgtttcaaataaacAACACACTGATTACCGACAACGGTAAAGGAATCCTACAATTCAGCCGGGACTTGAGGCATTCAAACAACCTGTTCCATTGGATTTTGCAAGACAATACCTTCGAAAGAAATCGTGCTGGTGGTTTCGATGTTACGTTACCCTACGTGTGGCAgtacaatgaaaatttcacccacTCGTTATACTTTGATAACAACACATGGCGCAGCAACGAGCAATTTAGTTTCATCGTTGACGGCCACTTTGCCAATTTAAACATGTCTTTCAACGTCTTCGATACCAATCGATGCAAGACGGGTCTCATTTCTATACGTGGTATGGAAAAGCGTATGGAGATCCACGATAACAGGATCGAAAAGAACAGCGGTACCTACATGGTGGAGTTCAAGGCTGACAGCCAGTCAGAAATATTAGGCGAGATGAACGCCATATTTTACAAGAATGAGGTAAAGCGAAATCACTACGAAAGCATAACCAGAGGCTTTCATCAGATGTACAACACGCCGACGTACGTCGTCGGTTTTCACGGTATTCAAAAGGTGCGCGTGTACAGAAATTTATTCGGCGAAAACACGTTGGATTACGAACTCTTAGCTGGTATTAGAACTGCTAAGATTAACAACGAGGTACAGGTAACGGAAAATTGGTGGGGCACTGCTGACTACGCCCAAATAAG GCAGAGAATCTTCGATTTCGACGATTGGAACGATCATGCAGTGGCCAACTTTGTACCCTACCTGACAGAGGACGCGATCGATTCGTCGATTTCAGTCAGCTGGGATCTCGTGACCGGTGTCGATTTAGATAATTTGGGGGGAAGACTTACCGAAACCTTGTCACTGTACCGGCGTGATAAACCCTACATCATACGAGCTGATATAACAATAATGCCAGATGCAACGTTGAACATTTACCCGGACGTTGTTATGGAGTTTGCACCCAACGTCGGTATCTTGGCTCTCGGAACTTTGAATGCTATCGGAGCTCATGGGCATGAGATCGTGATGAGGCCTTTGACCGTCGACAATCCAAATTCCAATACGTTGAGAAAACGGAGTTTGAAAAACGACCTGTCATTGGACACAATCCGATTATGCAAGGAGGGAAATTGCACGTCCTCGAGCAATGAAG GCTTTTTGGAGTATTTTAATCACACAACTTTGCAATGGATACCAATATGCGACTCACGTTTCACCGAACGGAATGCCGAAGTTGCTTGCCGTCAATTGGGTTACGATTCGTTGAACGTTTTCGTTACTCGGGATCGCAGATACGAGCTTCATCAGGGCTCACTGACTCGAATTTGGTCGTGGCCGGAACCATTGCAG TGCGTCGGAATCGAAGAGCGTATCGAAGACTGTCAGATTCGATTAAACGGACAACTGTTTGGTCACAAGGACGAGTGCCCGTGGGATGGTGAATTCGTATTCGTTCACTGCGGCGAAAGGAACTTGGATCCAACCCAGGACTATTGGGGTGGCATACGTATGGCTAACGCCGAATTCGAACATCACTTGTACGAGCATCGCATTCATGACGTTATCACACATAGTACGGTTCGTCGAGTAGAATCTGTGCTCAAGTTCGTGAATGTCACGGGTGCTGGTATCCTGCACAATGAAAAGGCCGCAGCTATCCAGTCTATTATGAAATCCCCGGAAATTACCCACGTCGGAGTTACCCAGAGTGCTTATCACGGGATCAATATCATTTCCCCTACGCATACG GTGGAGCTGCTGTTCAACAGTATTGAAAATGTATTGGGAAATGGTTTAAACATTCTGTCTTTGACTGGAGAAGGTCGAGAGGCGGATGAAAGTTCGTTTACACCAATCAAATCTCTACACATTCCCTATCACTTGTTCAGCATGATCGATATTTGCGACACCGATAAAGAAATAACGATCGAGGAACGAGTACTCGTTTACTATAAGTACGACAATAATCCGGTGAATTGTGTCAAGATATTCAGGAGTACCTACAGGGCTAAGCCTTTCGGATTCAG ACTGCTGCAATTTGACCTGTTCAATTCGACCGGCAAGCCTGGACGTGCCGACGGAATCACGTTGTACGATGGAGATATCTACAACGTGACGGCTCGAGAAATTGGACATCTGGAGGCTGGTAcatcgcaagaaaaaaagctgtTCCGAACCACTGGGCCAAGCCTTAGTATTAGATTATTCGCTAACGGTGCCAGCGGTAGCCATGGATTTATTGCAGAAATTGTTACATTGCCGATATCCGCGATTGGATTCA ATCGCGACGTTCAGCACAACGTATCCTATTCCATAGTATCAAACTGCCACGAGGGCGCGGTTAAATACGCAAGCGCCGGGGAGGTGAACGCAATAATGACCCTGGAGAGGAATCAGTTTTTGAACAATTGCGCGAAGCTATATGGAAATATAACAACCTGCGGATCGGCGGTTACATTGGACGTGCAAAATACGCAATCACTGTATTTTCGC AATAATTTAGTGAAAGGAAATCAAGGCGGTCTATTGATACGTGCCGATTCCCGAGGGTCTGCCACGTCTTTGAAAGGCTGGATTCACAACAATTTGTTTACCGATAACTTTAACAAGCCCGCATT GTACGTGGAAGGCAGACAAAGCAGTCCTTATCAGGAAGTCACGATATTCCGAAACTATTTCACGAGAAACATTGCGCCGTACGAGAATAATATTGTGCTGAAACAGGTAGTTAGTAATATGACGTTGAACTACCTGCACGGCAATCAGGGCAAGCATTTACTCGAGATTTCTGGATTCGAACGAGTTCGATTGCCGATATATCAGAGTACTTCGCATAATGGATTTTACAA aaattATGCAGTGAACCGGGAGAGTAGAAGTACTATCGTCGCTGGCACACCGGGGCAACAATACGTTGACAATGTATTTTTCAATCCCGACAACGACTATGAAATGTCAACAATGAACAGATCGCT ACTTGTCGACGTGGAGTGGTATTACAA TCAATTGGAAATGTGGAGATCGCACGTGGACGCAAGACACAATTGGTGGGGCTATAACGAAACCATAGCCGTTGCCGGAAGGATAAAAGACCGAGAGGATTCACCTGAACTTCTCCAGGTTGATTACCAACCGTTCTACATGAGTAACAAGAGCGTTTTGACCGGCAAGTGTCCACCTGCATGGGAATTAGTCGGCGACACGTGCTACATATACATTGGCGCTCCCATGGACTTTTACTCAGCAAGAGATTTCTGTAGG ATGGCCAATGCATCGATGCCTTTTATAATGGGTGATTACATCGAATTGTGGAAGTTCCTCAAGAAGCAACAGACACGTTTCGATTATTCCGAACGAGTTTGGGTACAGCAATTAGAGAAGGTCGACCAGTGCACGATGTTTACGTATCAAACGATCGAAGTTGATCACTGCATGCAGCCAAACACATTCATTTGTGAAATCG ATCCCAGAGTATATATCGACCCCTTATCGTGGAGAAAAGACATAGTGGCTATAGGAGTGTTGAGCTCGGCTGGAATAGCGCTCGCACTTTTGGCGGCTGCCATAGCCCTTTGGGTTTCAAAATCGAAGAGAAGACGAGTGGAACGTCTTGAAAGGCGAAACTCCATAAGACAGTCTCTGCACTCCCTTCGATCGGTTGGTTCGACTTCCGGATTCACGGAACTCGGTTATCGAAGAAAACCAATTTCT ACGAAGCAATCAACCGATACGCTCAACTCCCGATCTCTGgattataagaaaatgatGAACAACGGGAGCATAGACTCAATGGATAAGTCTCAGTTGAATTCGTCGATGGAAGACAATCAGAGCTACGACGTTTACGAGGCGCACAATCCTCGTTATTCACCGAGGGCCAGTAATGCCGGCGAATTCAAGGGTAACAACCTGCCCAAGTATCATCCGACAGCGAGATCCGTCAATCCCGCCTTCGACCTCTCGTATCGAAACGAGGGATTCAGGAATCACTCAACCTTCGCGGTCCCGGATCAAAACGGATGGCCCTCCACCGGGAACGTCGAACCTCCAGCGGACACCCCCGAGGACAGCCCGTCCGAGCCAATGAACGAGCTATCGTATTTAAATAACGCCTCGACCTTGCCGCTGAATTCGAGTCTCGCTACGACCGATTCAATAAGCGATATGAAGCGGGAACTCGAAGCATCTCCAGCGCACAGCCCGACCGGGGCTTTCGCACCATCAATCCAATACGACACCGAGCCGCTAACACCGGGATCCGAACCGGTTCCAGAATACTTCAGTCCCCCGCCGCCCCATCCTTATTATTACGAGGAAAGGCCCAGAAGCGAGGCTCTTCTGGAATCCAATTTAGATCAGCCGGAAGAAAAACCTTTGCGATCAAAGAGCGAAGCTTTGCTAGAAACTAATTTCGACGTATTCACACCCCCCGAACCTACGGAATTGACGCAGCTCTCATCGGGCTCACGCAGCAAAAGTCAACCGCTCGAGACAGCTATGTAA